CATATGTTGTGATATGAAGTGGCCTTTTAAAGTACAAACTGAACTTAGATCAAACTTGATGTGCACTTAAGTGTGAAAGCTGGGCGAACACGAAGCGTTAAGCATACTGGGCGAACACGAAGAAAACACTGACGGACACAGACGGTGACGGTTGACAGTACGTTACGCTCACAGGAGATGCTTGCCGTCCAGAGCACTTGTGGCATTTTTTGTTTGACTAAAGCAAGATTCGATGGATAGCTAAGATTTCAAGTGTGGCATATTGAACGTAATGCAGCATAAATATAATTTATCCACATGAGCTAATAAACAGGACACACAAAGACACAACAGCGGCGCACACAAATTGCTAGCGCATATTTCTGCTTCAACTTGCTGCTGTGAGGTGACCACCTTCTTGTTCCTACAGTCAGGGGCAGGTCCAGACCCTCagtttgggggaggggggggtttctttgtcggagcccATAGTGAGGGAGCGGAGAGAGGAGGATCCCATCTATAAACTTATGTTTTTGGGAGGCGCACGCCCCCTCCCCATGGGGGGGGACTCGCTCCTGGGGGCGGATGGATTGGATCCGCACCTGCCTACAGTAGTTATGTTATTTGATCCCCATGACTGGTTTCATGCACAGTGCATTCAAACGCAGAAGATACACATAAACAAGAATATCaataataatatttaaaaaactCACTGAATTAAGTTTTCAATTCGATTTCCATCATTGTACAGGCTGTCTAGATAGGACACAACTTCTTTCTGTAGCTCTGGCAATCCTGCCATATAGTTTTCCAGAATACCTATCTTGTCCAGAAGAAATAGTGGAATGGCAATCTAGAAATTGAAGCCAAAATTTGTACTTAGGGTAAAAAATTGTTGCAAAATAAAATTTTCCCAACTCAATGCACCAATACTATATGGAGCTCTACTCACACTGTAAATTCTAGAGCTGCACGAATATTCAAAACTTCGAATTCGAATTGAATAGTAAATGCTGTTCGAACAGCATTTGCAGGAGATTTTGATTATTCACATTTTCGAAATATTTCTGAAACTTAGCGTAGCAAAAAGATGGCCTAGAAGCAagctagtctcgggggttttgcATCATGCATAGCGTAACAGCTTCTTCAGCGCATGTTCACGCCAACGTTGTGCTCGAGACCGAGGCAGccgcaaaaattcgtgaaagtCAAACGTGTTGTGCAATAGGAACAGCAACGCATTAGACTTTACGCAGACCGGGTCGAAATGCAATCCGCTccgtcatcaccaccatcaccgtgTTTCGGACGGCAGTACTAGCACCGCTATGTCTCGTGCCCGTCTGGGCATCAACAGTCGTGTGAAGTGGTTAgaacaggtcccccaaggtcgccattttccgatgtatttgttcctatcccgatgcgtgcaatgccggaggccgcccttagataccccattgttaccagacgttggcttgcgttggattgtatcgcgctaaagatccagttgaaacacaatccaagccaggccaagtcaccgaaggagaaatggacgactgcgcctggtacgacaggtacgctatgtgatgcacgcagctgtgcactagatccttccgatcgctcaacacgtttaaaaacgggaccaaaaagtgaaacatgacacagaaagttgttatacgcgttttactTGGACATATAAAGATTAGATtaattcgcagaaacaacaaaaacattttgccgctaaacttagcgcgctgaagtgatccggaacggcaacagtggggtatctagtggcggccttcttcgttgcacgcttttccgggGTGAGTTTGGGGACCTGTGTTAGTGTACTGAAAGTGGGAGTGTAGCGTTTTGAGCGTGCAACATTGTTGGCTGGTTCCCTTTACTCGCACTATCACGGTCTCAGCAAAGAATACGGAGACATCAAATGGGCTACTCCCAAGAGCAAAGAAATCTGTGGAAATGACAAACTCCGAAGCACGGACTGATTCCTATGTGAAGAGAGGCTGCCAGACCTGCTAAAGCTGCAAAATTGATTGTTGTATGATTGCTCTCAACCTCCAACCGTTATCCCTCGTCAGAGATTGCGGATTTCGTGAATGCGTATTGCGGATTTTGTTGATTTTGCGCGTAGATAGTGATTTCTGTGGTAAAAATAGATTCTAACTGACCTCCTCCAGGGTGAAGTAGTCATGCAGCTTGAGACGAACTACCAGTGTGCTGGCCTGGAAGTTAAGAGGATATTAACAGAGTTACTGTTATATGAGTGCATCGTGACGATCAACATCAATTACTGCATCTTCGACACCTTGTGTTACCCACAAGCAGAAAAACTTTAAGTTTAGATATTCTCATGCATTTCTAACACAGCAACCTGAAGATGGCGCCATCGCATGGCAACGGAAACAGAAATTGATAAGTCACTACGACTTGACTCAATGCTGGATACCTCATTAAAATGATGCCGAAGCAACAAATCCTGCACAACGTCCATGTATTCAGGGCCATTCTCATCGAGGTGGTAAACTCGACAAACTAGATCAATCAAGGACGTGTTTGTCTGCTTCAGCACTGCTTGCAGAGCCCGTCGTTTTGTCTCACGCGTCAATTGCTGGTACAGCTCCGGCCGCCTTGAAACCTACGAAGATTTCTGTAAGTTCACTTGAAACGACTATCACTGCCAGAAAAGTAACTTACCCATTCCTGGAACACGGCCATGATTGTATAGCTAAGTGCAGTCTGCCGGTTCTTGTGAAAATCTGATGCCGCACGCATCAGCAGGTAAGCGGACTCAAAGCAATCATGTGAGTTTTCGAAGTAACCCATAAGGGTGTGCACAAACAAGTCAGTCTTCTTATTTCGGCCGGAACTCCACAGCGCCTCAAGATGAGACGTCCACGATGGGTCCATGTTGATGTAATTTGCGTCTGGAGGCAAGAAACCAGAAGAATCTTTGCATTTAATTAACTTTAAACTGTGTCTCCTGGCAAAAGATAATAGAAAAATCCGAGCCCAAATGAATTTTTTTCCAAAGCCAAATGAATGTAAGTTACCAGTGAAATGTGAAAAAAAGTTTATCGTTCAAACATAGTTCAAGGTGTCTGCTTTTCACCAGTACAGTGTCCAGAAGTTTTAAGGATGACAAGAAAGCGGATAAAATGCAGGCGGAACCCTCGATCACATCAATACGTCGAACATtataaaagtgtaaaaaagaCGCGAAAAGAAAACATGGGGATGAAAGTTCACATAACAACAAACGAGACCAATCTACGATTACAATACGATGACTCAAGTGCCAACAAAGAGTACACGCCTAGTTTTAACATTGCCCGTGAAAGCATTCTGATCGGCGCGCTACAGAACTTCTATGTAACTCGGGACTGACGAAGATACAGGACAAAACCTGTGGTTATTCTGTCTGTAAGGTGCATCAAGACGACTGTCTCGGATGCAATCGCGTGCCAAGGGAAACACAAACAGATATGCTCAGCAGCATTCCAACGGGGTTTCTGTAATGCGGTTGACATTTTCTGTCGCTTGAGTAAGATGAATAAACGAAGGACGTAATGGCTTACCCTTTTCAATCAGCACATAGACGGAAAACTGTTTCCAATCGCCGTCTAACGAAATGAGCTGGGAGAAAATGGAGCCACAGGGAGAGCCCCGATACAGCTGCCTAATACACACCCCTGCTCAAAGAGTGATGAGGCCATCAGCCTGTCGCCTCCGCAGAGCGTAATAGTTCTAGCAACGCTCAACGCTCAACCGCTCAACGCCCAGACAAACAAGATCATAGAACTACATGAATCAGGCGCTAGTGTCTCCATACGCTGACACACGCGCGCAGAATTACGTACCGCAACTCCCGATTCTACCTGGGCGCACTTTCGTATCTGCAGAATCCTGCTGCTGTAACAGTCGTGCTTTCGTAAGATATATGATTATGTAAGTCGCTTCCGCTTTGCTTTTAATTGTACCTTTTAAACACACAGAGCCTAGCTAATCCTCCATGCTAATCTTCTGTTTTTGAAGCATCAGGGATGAATAAAATTGATTTCGAAACCGAAATCGACCTCTCCCTCTCCTCCAGTACTCTTGTTAACCTCCTTTCTGAGCAGTACACAGCGCATGTTTTTGAAAATGTTTCGTCTCACACTATTTTCTTGCATAGCACAGGAGCACAGTCGAACTTCTAcaggagaaagagagagagaaggagggAAAGAAAATTCCACAAGGCCATTTTTGcaggcttttttctttttaaaacaaTACAGGCTTTTATTCAAAAAGCAAAGCTTTTTAGCCCTCCTGACGTTACCTGCTGCACCTTTTCCACTCACATCACGGTGTTCTGAAGGGAGTGTCTTGAATTAGTACAAATAAGTCAGAAAACAGACAAGAGAAACTGTTGTACATATTGTCCTGTCGATAAATCGGCGGTATCGAGAAAAACTACTATTCTGTCAAAATGTGTGTCCCTCTCAGTTTTGACTGTGGTTATTGAAGCCGCAGGAGCCTTGTAGAAAATAACAGAAGAAAACACCGGCAAGCTGGTAAACATTCATGTTTGAAAAAGTCTGCTGTGTTGTCCCTTTTTTgtctcctcaagctcaaggttttTACAAGCATCAATCTTTAACAGCAGCAAAATATCTTGCTCCTGTTTATATTTACATACCATTTTGATATTTTACACTTACTCTGCTACAAATTTTTGTCATCCGATTCACTGACCGCTTAGCACTTGGAAATCCCAGAGATAATCCATATTAGAGTGATTTCAAGGAAAGGTATATTTCTTGGGGAATTTCAAGAAGCTCACATTGAGTGTGAACTTGAAACTTGATTACTGACTACTTTTCAACCCATGTTGGAATGTTGCAAATGTGTTTCCAGATCACAACAAGTATTTAATTTTTCATACATTACGAGAAATAGCAAAAAGCGGATAACCATTTGATGCTACGAAACCTCAGAGGTATTGAAAATTTGATAATCCATGCCTCCCAGACAAAATAAGAAAGGCAAAAGATGTACTGTGCATCCCTGAAAATGATAAAAGGTGTTTTATTAACCACTTCACCCTCCATGAAGTGTAGATATAAAGTACACGGTATCGTTAGGCTGTATGATGTATTGGTCTCCTCCCTGGAAAGCATCCAAGCATATAGCACACGGCCATAGTCATTAGTGGAAACCTTACCATAAGCTCCCAATCGGTATCATTGACTAACACCAATATTCCGGGTCGCCTGTAAGTGTTTACAAGACAATAAGACAATGCATCAAGTGTGTACTACACGCATTATAGGTGTATGAGTACGAATTCTGCTCCTTACACAGAATCCCCTTGGAGGAAAAGTTCAACTTTGCCCTTCAGGAGATTTGACTTGATCCACTGTAACAGGTGTCTAATGGTCCCTGACAGAGGAAACACAGTGAGGTAATGAAAGATTCTTTCATCATCGTTACATACACTTGTCATGTTCGTCTGGTAGCAAGACGCTGTGTTGCTTCTTGTTCTCGAATAGCAGCTCAGCTCCTCCTCTGCGAGTTGAGAAGAACAAAATGTGACGAGATGACCACTACTCATGGACGATGGCACTGACCCGAATTCGATTTCGATCGGTAGTCCACCCATTTCGTCTCAATTTACTTCGTCGCTAAGCTCTAGCTTCTGTAGATGATGATGACAAAACTCACTGTGACTGTGACAATACAGCCGTATCACTCAAGCACACATGCTCCATGGAAACCATGGAAGAAGTACCGGAAGTACCAGAACAAACAATTCTCCCGTGAGCCACCGCGCATCACGCCGTAGAAAACGAAACCGCTCACATCCTCAAAGGGAAGACGAACAGTTAAAATAGAGTACCCAACGCAAAGCTTGGCATATCCGTTCAAATAAAACATGACGAATGTAGTTAAATAAACTAAAGCTGGTTAACTTAAGCTAATACAAGTGTCTGAGGTGCGTGCAACGTATGCCTCTATTTTCTTTTGCCGTTTTAACTGGTAGTAACGGTCTGTTCTGCTATTTCATACAGCACTGTACTGCAGTATCATTGCAGTGCTTTATTACTGTCCGAGGTTTTGACGTGTTAGTACCGTATTTAAGCCACATCGCATTCTTTATTTTAGTTATTCGTCTTCGCCACCTGGTATCCTACATTCAAACTTTTTCAAAAGGCGCCAAACTGGCCGAACACCCAATATGGCGGACCAAGCTCGTCGAATTTAGGACGGCAGGGATCATACCGAAATTGCTGCATGACGTTTGTCGCTTACCACCTGAATGCGGCACAAACATGCTGCTAGGAGCTGTCGGCAGGGATCAACATCTAATTTGCGATGCTGGGTTCCGAGAATGACCAACATTAGGAGATACTGAACGTAGGGGAGGACGCGTCGCTACGCGCCGAATGTTACTGGTaagaaaatttgaatttgtGTCTGGAGCGAATTGCTAAACTTCGACTTCTTCCGCAACAGTTCCGCTGTTCTCGCGGCTGTGGACGTTTATGTTACATACGAGCTCCGTATGTTTCTGTCCTTCCACTTGAGGTTGCGTTACGTGCATAGTCCGAAAACCGAATGAAATCGCACTAGAAAATTGCAGCTATGTTCAGTTTTATGTAACAGCGGACCTTTCTCCACGACGCAAACGAAAGGGTTCAACGTCCTGTGTTATTCGGGCCTTTATTGCCCTTGCACTCTACGCACGTTCCATTTACCGAACCGATCGCGAATTCTTTATCACGCCTTCAAGTCACATTGTTCACGTTAAAACTAGGAGGTATCGAAGAAAGGATTAAGGCGTCGTGG
This genomic stretch from Ornithodoros turicata isolate Travis chromosome 9, ASM3712646v1, whole genome shotgun sequence harbors:
- the LOC135368544 gene encoding ubiquitin-related modifier 1-like, which produces MGGLPIEIEFGGGAELLFENKKQHSVLLPDEHDKWTIRHLLQWIKSNLLKGKVELFLQGDSVRPGILVLVNDTDWELMGGDQYIIQPNDTVYFISTLHGG